GATTCAGGACTCCTAGAAGGTCTTTGAAAAGACCCAGGGGTAAAGATTTGTACCTGCCTTGACTCTGTGGCTACTGATTTATTCACCAACCTCAGAAGTACTTCCTTAGTTTCATTGTAACTCTTTCTTGCTGAATATTATGGCAAAACACTCAAGAATACCACAGACCTGATGTTGGTCTTTGCTTTATGTGTTCTCAAAGTTCACACATGAGTTTATTGGAAAATTAACAACATGTACATCATTTTAGGGAGTTGAATGTGAGGCTGAGTGAGAAAGTTTGCTGTTACATCATAAACAAATAGAATAAATTGATCATACTTTTACCAGcaatgcatttccctgatggaaataaattatttgtaaaatcaGCCTCTCAATGCTTGTGGGCAGTTCAGTAAAAACTAATCACAACATTTTTTACATATAACACTTGATGCTCAAACTGGAGATGTTTCTGGCATCAAAACACATAACTATATTTAATAGGAAAACAGTAAAAGTTTACTAGTCCTGAAAAATAGTATATATAAAAGGTCATTTTTCCTACCGCTCACACTGACTCACATGCCGAGCCAGTTTTCAATTCTGTCTATTTTCCTGGTGTGTCACAGACAGGAAAGCCTAGTTTAATTCATCAGTCTTAGAGAGCATAAGCCACTGAGATGTTTTTTACAACCAGAAGTAGAAAcaccttttaatatttattcttaatGTTTACAAAAAACTGAACAAGATTACAGCCTTTTGTctttgagaagaaaagagaaactgtATTTATAAAAATTGACTTGATAAAAAGTGAAAGTAAACTGTGGGTGCACTGGTTGTCCCAGCACTTAGGCTGAGGCAGTAAGATCACAAGTTTCATGCCAGCTTGAACAACATGGCAAGACTGTACCTCCTCCAAAAAGCAGAAAAGTGAAGCTGCTGCTTAGAACATAGCGTGAAAGGCGTCTTTTTAGCCACAGCAGTGGAGCGTGTGAGGCCTCAGGACACCCGGGTTCTTTTGCGTAGAGTGAGCACTCTTGGTACGGCGTCATTCAGCTTTTGCTTTTTAGTTCCTTGCTGGGATTTTCCTGCATCCCTTTGACTTGTCCTCTTTTGTCCTTTGGGTTTGAGGTCACACTGAGCCCCCTGGTTCTCTGCAGAACTGAGGGTGGGCACATCttgacaggtggattcctggacTGTGCTCTCCTCATCACCCACTCGGACATTCCCTGGGCTGTAGGCTGCCAGCTGACAGAGAGCTACAGCTGCTGTTTGCTTCTGTTCATCACTGCTGTCTACTGTGTGTACCTCTGGGGTCGTCCTGCTGTGGGCCTTGTCTTGCTGTGTCTCCACATGGCTTGTCTTATCTTCAGAACCTTTTGTCTCAGTCTTTAGAGCAGCTGCAGATTCTGCACCTTGTGGTGGGCCAGGGAAGACAGGCCTAGGAGCCCAGGCATTACAGGGATCCTTTACGGAGAGATTAAGTGGCAGGTCTTGCAGCCCTGAGAAGCCCAGGGTGTCTGCCTGGGCATTGTCTACATACTTGGGTCCATAAGTGGCGGCAGGGCTTGTCTCCAACTTTTTGGAGAGATTGAGGGGGCCTATCCTGGAGTGGTCCTCTGGGCTGGAGGGTGGAACCTCTGTGATGAGAGAGGTACTGGTCCCTATCTGGGCTGGAGGGTCATTGTTCATGGCCTGGAGGCTAGAAGAAATCAAGAGAAATCTTAGGAAAATTATCATGTAAAAGCATTTTGAGCAAGTGTGAACTTGGTGTTGAACAGAATTACattgaaaattttgaaaaaaattttcttacCTTTTTGGAGACCCTGTTCTGTTTGCAGGAGGCTGAGAATGAGGACTTTCTGAGCCCCTCTGGACAGCTTTGAAGGCAGTGGGGCTCTGCTCAGGCTGCTGGAGTCGCTCCAGGGCTCCTGAGGAGGCTGCTTTGTTTGAGAGGTCACACAGGCCTTCAAATGTTTGGCTTGTTTGGGTGAAATTGGTGGGGCTTGGCCTCCCTGGGGAGCCTGTGGCAGCGCTCCCTGCTCGGGGGCTCATTTTCGCCTCGTCTGCATCCCTTTGCCCATCTTTAGAAGGATCTTTTGCCTCGGGAACTGGACTTTCCTTCTCaaactctgtgtgttttctgtggGAGTTTGAAAGATTTAACTCGGAGGGACTTGAGGCTGGGTAAACCAGGGCTGCTTCTTCCAGTAGGCGAGAGCTTTGATCTCGTGTGATGCCAGTAACAGGTGGGAGCCTGAGACTGTAGGAGGGAAATGCCGAATCTGGTCTGTAAAATCCATAAGGAATTGGCAGATTTGAGTGATATTGCTGGAAAAATCTGTAGTGGTCATATGTTGATGGAGTTGTGTTCAAGTGTTTAGAGATTGGTCCAGGATGGGACAGGAAGTGTCTTTGGTCTTGGGACCCATAGACAGACAGCAAAGTGGTGTCACACTCAGGCGTGTTTCCAGTCAGGAGGTAGGGGGGATAGATGGCAGTCAGCCCATGTTCTGTGTAGAAGGGATGGGGGTACTCTGGGATTGCAGGGTGCATATAGGGAGAGATGGCACCAAACCCCTTTGTAGATGGGATTTTATGTGGAAACTCAGGTGGCAGAAATGGGGAACCAGCTTTCCAGGGGTAACTAGGAGTATGGAATGCAGACTTGCCATGGAAAGAGGTGGCTTTGGTGGTGGAGTTGGTTAATGCCAGCATTTCAGGAATCTCTGTGTCTTCTGGCCCCCTAAGTCTGTGCTCCCCAACTGGAACAAAGGCTGAAGACCTAACCCCACTGTCTAGGCAAGGCTGGGTACTAAGAATGGCTTCTGGTGTCAtttctttctgtagggctggtttCTGGGGACCCTTGTGAGTCCCCCGGGCCTGCATTTCTAGGTTCTCTTTGGCATCTTCCTTTGCAGATCCCTGTTGAGACTTTGGATCAAAGCTGGAGAGTCCATTTGGGAGAGATTTGGAAGTGGCTGGCTTTGAGGTGGGCTCTGGCTGGTGGGTCTGCTTAGGGTCCAGCGAACTAGATTTGGGGCACTTGGGAACACGATCTTGCTCTGACACTAAAGTAATAGAGTTTTTACAGAGACCATACTTCATGTGATTGAAAAGATGTGACTTCTCATTGCATGTAAAAGGACACTGGAAGCATTTGTACTTGAAGGGTTTTCCTGGGGGCCGTGGAATATAGTGTGGCTTTTTTGGTTTCCGTTCCTTTAGGAGACTCATTGTCCTTTGTATTTGGAGTCTGGTCTGCTCAGTGTGTGGTCACTGCTGACTCCTCTTTGACCAGGATGTGGTGGCTTTGAAGGAGGGAGTACTGGTCTTCTTTCCTGCTCTGAGTACTTTATTTGCAGCCAGCTCCACGTGCAGAGGGCCTAACAAGGAAAATTCCTTCCATCTGGCACCTAAAGCTGTGAAGGCAGACAGAGACTGGTATCAGGAGCAGTTAGTGGGCTGTTGCCTGCACTGTCACACTAAAGACAAATGAGAGGCCTCCTGCCTTTAGAGAGCTAGTGACACCTGTGTTGTGTCCCTACTAATCTACTCTGCTGGCAGCCAGCTTCCTGTGATACTGTCTCAGGCCTGACCTGTAAGAACTGCCTGGGCACCAAGAGAGCACGGTGCTAAAGGTGATTCTTTGAGTTTTGGGGACCTTTATTGTGCAATCTGGACTTTTCCTTGGTCCATTTCTATGGGGTTTCTGATAGGCTTCTGTACCATAGCCTCCCTTCTGAATCCTCTGTGGGAGCAGGCATTTAGTCACTATGCTATGGCAATGTTCAGTTAAGTGCTATAAGGCAGCTTGGCCTTGTTTACCTATTCTGCTGCTATATcttatgtgtgaatattttttttttttttttttttttttttggtttttcgagacagggtttctctgtgtagctttgcgcctttcctggagctcacttggtagcccaggctggcctcgaactcacagagatccgcctggctctgcctcccgagtgctgggattaaaggcgtgcgccaccaacgcccggcaatgtgtgaatattttaaaatgaggaatATTTAAGAACATAGCACTTCATTCTGCTGCTTCTAAAGTCACAAATGAAAAGCCAACTTTTTTTAGGGGAGGTGGTGATGTTTGGGCCCATAGCTTCATATATGCTGGGCAATTGTACCCACTGTACTACATCCTTAGCCCTAGTAAGTAGCATTTATGTTGGCTCAAAAAATGTGGATGCTTTATTTCTGTTGTCTCAGTTTGCAGTACTGTTAGGATAATTTGCAAGTCCCTGAGTGACTTTATGTCCTGCCATTCATCAGTGTTTGAGAATAAACTTATAGATTTGCCCTTCCCTTCCTTGGATATATACCTTCTCAAGAGCACAGAGCAGTGTGGTATCCAGGTAGAGGGAGGAAGCCATTTTGCCTCAGGTGTCTCTTGTATCCAGATCTTATAGTGCTTCCTAACCCAAAGCTGAGCACTTAGCgaagctgcctgcctggacatcTGGGGTGACTCTAGATGAAACTTTGGTATAGAAGTATTCAGGCCAGGCACCTTGATTTGTATAGGGTATGTGAAAAGGGAGAGATCTCCTACTAAGcattttaaacacttaaaaataacacTCAGTggaaattatttaagaaaattgttCTTAGCTTTAAAATTAAGTTAGTGAGAAAGGTGTAAAGCTGTAACCTGTAGACCTAGCCAGATACTTGTCTGTAAGCCAGATCCtcagaaacagaaccagccactaacGTCTGCCTAAGTCCTCACTCtaagtctgtctctctgtcctcagcATACATGTGTATAGTGGGCAGTGGGGTGGAGTGGCCAGCTACATGAgcgggttcttttttttttttttttttttttttgagacagggtttctctgtgtagttttgcgcctttcctggaactcatttggtagcccaggctggcctcgaactcacagagatccacctggctctgcctcccgagtgctgggattaaaggcgtgctctaccactgcccagctatgagTGGGTTCTTTATTTCTACTTGTATACTTTATACTCTGAGGATATtatctggttttatttcttttttcttctattttttttttgtgtgtaaatatatataatatattttactatatatttattttatacaaaatatattataatatttattatataaaataaattatacatacatacttatatgTTAAACACAAAGAACTATGCCCACACTGTGGTGTACACCTGCAGTTCTATCTTGTAGGAGAGGTTAAGGCATAGGGTCTCAAGTTCAAGACCTTTCTGTGCTGCttagcaagattttttttctctcaaaacaaCAGGAACAAGCTTTCAAAGAGCTAATGTGCTCTTCACCAGCTGCCCTATTACCGTAGTTTAGGGCTGTTTCGTTAAGTAGTTGTTTGGGAGAACAGTGGTTCAGCTGACACTGAAAATAGTCCACTGTGAGAGTCAGCAATAGCGGTGAGAGTGAAGCGCAGATTTTTAGATAAGAATGTCAGGTGCCCCATGACTGAGAGGAAGCTAGGGTCCTAGGCTtttttgggggatgtgggagaCCAAGCTGTCAGAGGGGACCCTGCCTGGAATGCACTTTTGCTGCAGAAGCTTTGCACCCTGTCAAAGCTGATCATATGAACAGTGATAGCCTTGTGACTTTCTCTTCTCCccattaaaaggaaaatgtaaagaaattctCTGTGGGCCCAGCTTGTACCTGGAGTGCATTTTCCCTGCCTCTGTCAGGGAACCTGAGAAGCCTTGTCTGACTAGCTGATGAGGGCAGCTCGATAAGTCAGTGGGGCCTGTGCTGGCATGCTCATTACACTCTTGATTCTGAAGGCGTGAGAACCTCTGCAAGACAGGTTCCCATGGCTGTATAGGATATGTCATGGCACAGATCTGAGAGAGATGATTTCATCACTAACTGGGAGCATCATGATCAAAATGATGACAGTTGCAAACATTTATCGAGTGTGAGCTACTTCCCGGTTGCTGAGTATGGACATGGATACTGCACTATGTGTACTGGACAAGCTAGAAAGGCCCTTTTAGATGTAAGGAAATAATGATGGGCCTTCAGAAGCAACTTGAGTGAATGCTACTGATGGTTTGGGGTAGAAGAAATAAGCACACCACTTGGTTAAATATTTAATACCCACAGTGGTTAAATAAGCCCACTGTCATGGTAacgttttcttttgtcttatatATAGGAGACAAATGGCTTACAAATCACCATATGTTGTCCTAAAAAGTAACTTAGAAAATAATtgctattatatatgtataaagttaTCAACCCCCCAAAAGTTATATAcgttatatattaaatattaaaatgtaatatattctattattaaaaagtaaaatgctaTTTGAAGTTTTGATTTGAactttttgcctttttattttttggcctACTCATCCTCAGGACAGTGAGCAGGCTGGGTGGGATAATCCCCAGTGGCTCTTGTGCAAGGGTTCTAGAGTGAGACTATTTACTGAGGTATTAAAACTGGAAGGGAATGAGTATAAAAATGGAGGCTTAGCTGTAGTAGTTTCAGTACCTTTGGATAAACTGACCCCTCAGGATTTCACAATTGCTAATTAGAGCAGAGCACTCACTGCTTGGAGGCAGGTGTAAGGCGGGTGTAACTCATCTATAAAACTACTGTGTTAGAGAAGTAAGTGGGATAAAATTGATGCTTTTGTAAGCTTTCGAATGATGATGTCAGCCTGTGAGTTCTCTGTCCTACCCAAGTGAGGTTTATGAGTATGAAGAAACTAACCCACAGCCTTGACTGCAGCCAGGCACATATGTCTGTGGGCATGGAGGCTTATAATAAATAAGTCCTGAGTGGTCAGTTTATACCTGCTGGACTTTGTCTGGCAGCTGTTAGTGTTAAATATTCTCAAAAGTGCATGTTGTTGCCTAAACAGTAAAGCCTGGAACTTTGACTGTTTACAGTAAGTTTGGATTTGTATTCAAAGGTGAAGCTCTTCCTAAAGGCAATAAGAAGGGTATATGACTATCTCTTTTTTTGGGGTGTGCCTGTTACTACTCTGGAAGGCTATATGTGGAGCTATGCCTGTCTGAGAACTGTAGTGTTAGCCTGTTTGATGCTGACACAACCCCAGAGGAGTTTTACCTGGCATCTTACCCTCCTCCCTTTCACTTCCCATGTGATGGTCAGGAGGTTCATGAGGGTGTCCCCCACAGATACCCAACCTGGGTCGGGCTGCTGGTAGAGTGCTTCCAGGTATTCTCTGTCTTCTTGGGGAAATCCCTGTTCTCAAACATGCCTCCCCAGACCACCTTGACTTGAGATTTTCTTCTCTGAATCATCTTGGGATGCACTAGAGACTATCTGCAATAGTACAGTGTCCAGCTTAAGATCTATAGGACCTGTCCTAATTTTTCTGCTGACATATTTTAGCTGTGTGAGTTGAGACTTGAATAGCTCTTATATTCAGCTGCTTGACTTTGCCTTTCGAAAGGGCCCTGGGCTGAGAGCACCTTCCTTCTGCCCACAGTGTGCCATCCGGGATACCTGCCCACACAGGGAGTACTGTGTGGTTTCGGTTGGCCACAGAGTTCTGTTTGTCTTTAAAGCACTTTAGCTGATCCCTAAGTGTGGACATGTAATGTAGCTGCTGGTATCAAGGCAACAGTGAGTGGCTGGCTGGTTTTGAGAGTTTCTAAGGGGTTTGCACTTAGAAAACAGACAAGAGAAAGAGTAATTTAAAAGAACTCTGGTAGGACACAATGAAGGTAATTACAGCTTTGCTTTATAGGACAGCGATGTGACAGGCTGGGTAGCTATGTTTGTCCTGTGAATTGACCTGCAAATCAAGACAGTGCTGTAATATTCCTCCTGGTGGTGTCCAGCTGTCTGGCACAGAGCCTCGCAGGTGGAACGTCGTGAAGGGCATGCTATAATTACAGCACTGTGATGTGGCATTATTGCACCACTCAAGGGCACGCCACTGTCGTCTACCCACTGGGGTGTCGCAAGAACGAGATTTGTGAGTTTTACTTCAGCTGAGCTTTTGCAGTGACTGGCCGCCACTCCCTCCCAAACTTTCTGTTCTTTAAGATGAAGGTGAACTTAGGACGGCCATAACTTTAGAGGAAAGCAATTTTCTAGAGTATGGAAGAAAAGATCCAGAAAACAGATGGGTTCTGTTGTGTTGgcacatagtacacacacagCTCCCAGGCCAGCATTGCACCAGAGATCACCTTGCCCCATGTTTCCTTAACATACCAGTCTAAAATACCAGAGAGCCTTTGCTAATGCTCAGAAAACACTAGTAGGTGGTTCTGCTTAAATGAAATCTGATTTGGTTGGATTTAGCTGATTACTTGATCAGTAATAATTTTCATGCAGATTATGGGAAATTTCATATAGGAAAAATACCCTCCTCCCCGTGTGTGTAACCTTAACAACCAAACAGAAACTTAAACTTTGCTGGCTTCTTGTTTTTGAAAGGTTTTGTCAAAGCAGCACTTATTTTAAACTTGAAAAGTTTTTGGTATTAAACTGAAGATGAAAAACAGCAGCTGTATAGTTATGTTTCTATACATACACATGATTTTTGCCTCTTTTATGTTGAAACTTGTAATTTCTTTGAGAAGTAGGGAACAGTTAAGTGCTAGTATAAATccatgttttagtttatttttaaaataaattttatagcaGAAAAAAGGGCTTGATTTCTAAATAAGCTTGCTCATATCTTAGAATAAAGTATCAGCCCCATTTTGTAGTTGTGGTCTGCATCCCCAAAGTGCACCTGCTAGGTTCTGAGTAATCCTTAGGGAATAAAACAGGAAAGAGCAGACAACAGCAAGCAATTTACCTACACAGATACGGAAAGACACATTGTAGAGTAGTTTTGAAAGAAAACTTGAAGAAATCGTAAACACTTACCAGAGGTGGGTAGTGCTGGGATGAGGAGTCCTTCTGTGCAAGGTGCTGAGGGCTGAGGAGCAGGATCTGTTCTCACGCTGGCTCGCTGGCTCGGTGAAACTGGAGCCGGCTGTTCCAGTGGGAGGGATTTAAGTGTAGGAGTTGAGCCCTCAGGGCGTAGAGATGCACCTGATATTCCTCCGCCTGCAGCTACAATTCATGTGTTTGCACCCACTGAGCTCTACACAGCCTCACTGAGCAGGGTCCTGTGCCACTCCAGGTGCCCCGTAGGACTCTaggttcactgtgtgtgtgtgtgtgtgtgtgtgtgtgtgtgtgtgtgtgtgtgtgtgtgtgtgtgtgtgtgtggtgtcctgtCAGGGCTGCCCTGTTGCAGAAGAGTCAGGATCCCAGAATGCAGAGTATAGTGCTGATGTACTTCTCTTATAAGCGTTTGATGTATGTTAAAGATTCAGGTGTAGAAATTCCCTTCTGTACTCCAGCATATGCACATAGCAGCAGAGAAACACAAGTTTATCTTAAAAGACATGTCACCAAAGACAATactaatagtgttttttttttcttttcttttttctttttttcctgtgaggGCTAGAGAAGCCTCTGACCACCTTTGTGATTTTTACCCTTCTTCCCAAGGATTTTTGTTGAGGTCACCCCGAGAACCAGGGTGACAAAGAGGATGCTAACCTTGCTGCCTTGTCACAGGAACCTGCCGGAACATGCCCAGGGCCTGCACTGGTTATGGAGCTGACATGTGTTGTCTGTCATTCAGGTGTCAGCAGTGTACACCCTCACACCCCCTCTTTAAGGAATAAATCAGATTTTTGATTTTGGAGCCATTGTATCCCCCCACCCCATTTACTTATTTGCTCTGAGACTTGTGTGGGCTGCAGTGAAGGACAGAATGTGTTATCATTTTGGGTACAGGGAAAGGACAATGTGGTGGTTGCCAGGCTCTTGGTCATACCTGAAGCTGCTGGCAAGAGCCAGGCACCAAAACACAAAGGACAGGCTCCCTGGGGTTGGAGCACTGGTGCTCTCCCCCGACCTGTTTAAGACTTAAGATTTAACTTGGCTTCACCTttatctttaattcttttttgttgttgtttttagatttatttatgtatatgagtgttttgtctgtatgtatctatgtgtaccatatgcttgcctggtgcccacagaggataTCAGAGCCCTCAGTACTGGAgctacacacagttgtgagccaccttgtaggtgccaggaattgaacctggatcctctggaagaacagccagtgctctcaaccagtccctatttttaattctttaaaattttcttcagtcacttttgtcttatttatatGAAGAATCAAAAAGAGATGTACACTCTTATCCTAAGAACAGCAGTTCCCTGGGATTCCTCACATCTCTTGCTGGGTAGCAAATTACCTTACACTCTGGCTTGAGACATTCACCAGTTTGTTTGTGGTCATGGAAGGAGTCTGGACAGAGCTCCTGGGGCAGTGATTCTACTCCGTGGTATTTACTGAGGCTCCCCGGTGTGATGAAGTCCCCTAGCTAGAGGACTCCACAGAAGATGATGGCCTTTTGGACATCTCAGGACTCCAAGAGAGCTAAGAGTCACCCTACTGCCATTTCTGTTGCACTTCTTTTGTGGGGCAGTTGGGGCAAGCTGGGCTCAAGGGAAGGTTAGTAGGAAACTGCTGATGTTTTCCCTCCACTCCACTCACCTATTGCAGAGTATTTGGTATTTACTCCTCGATTCTTATTTGCAATCCCTATTTCAGGTGTTTTCAGTTGACTTCCTTAGTGGCAAAAGAGGCttaattcttctgcctctgtgtcACCTCCCACATCCTCCTGGGGGCTCTACCTCCTTCCTGTGTGGGGACTATATTCCTTGAATCCATGCCACCTTCTCACTTAGGTCAGTGCTGTCTTTGATGCTGTATGGCTTCTACATttcctcccctcttttctctAACTACCCGTGTATCTTGTTTTTTGTATTTCATAGTCAGTGTGGACAATGCTATACTCAACCCCTAAACACTTGAACAGACATtgatttaatgttattttatagtGTTTCCTTCAGTGGAGAGTCCTCATGCAGCAAGTGTGGCATTTAATGGGCATTGACTGTTTTGAGGCCCAGCCTTGCCACCATTTTCCTACATGGTTTGGCAGCTGTGGACTGATGACATCCAGATGCTCTGGATTTTGATTAAGGGCAAGCTCTGGCTTTATGAGCGCATGTATAGTCGCCTCTTCGTTCACCTTATAGTCTCAATTTCCTTAACTGTATCTTCTGTCATTGCCATGAAGCCTATTCCACAATCAGGATCTCTGGCTTCTGAGAGTTGTGAGTGACCTTGCTTAGATACCTTGTCCTAACTTCCCTGAATATTTCACTGATAGTTTCTGACAGGATGGGAGAGCTTCAGGACTTTATGCAGGGATTCAACTCTGTCTCCTGCAGGGCAGGATTTCTTGAGTGCTAGTTGGTTGAAAGAAATCCCAGAGTTGTTGGTGGCCGAGACCTTGGGCTTTTTATGGACTCTGTTGTGTAGGGAATGGCTGGGCTTCCTCTTTGATCCCTTACCAAATGTGCCTGTAGCCTCCCAATGCTTCTTCCTGTTGCTATGTTCCCTATCCTCTTTGACCTCATGGCTTATGCCCTAGAAAGCTaaggagggtctggagagatagcttagcaatTAAAAGCTCTATCAGTGGACCTAGGGtctattcctagcacctacaAGGTGGCTCCCCCATctgtcccaggggatctggtgccctcttctggcctctgggggcggGGGTACCAAGTACGAATATGGTGCATAGTcctagatgcaggcaaaacatctgcAGACATAAAAAGAGTTGTCTTTAGTGAGGTTCAAACCTTATGTTTGGTCTCAGTCTTTTACATGGCCTAGCTGTCCTGTTGAAGTTTCTGAGAAGTAGGTAAAATCTTAGGGGAGAGGACTGGGAGTGGCAGTTGGTGTTTACTGATCATCTTCCTGTGGGCCCCTGTGCTGAGTGCCACTTGCATCATTACTTGTAGTCACAGGAACTGCTGTGCACCTGCTTTACAAGAGTTAAATGAGCACAAAAGGGGTTAAGTAACTTGACCCAGGAACCTAGTCTGGTAGGTAACAATTTCATCACGTGGCATGGGAGGTAAGCTGGGGTATAGAGTGGGTGTCTGGGGCAATTGCCATCTCTGGACAGCAGCATCCCAGCCGAGTGCAGACAGGTGCTGTTGGGTACAGGTAGTGCTATGAATTTGGTCAGCTGACCAGAGCCATCTGAGGGACACTTTCCTTCTTCACTGCAGGGTATGGAAGGCAAGCAGTGTGGTCAGAGGTAACATAGGTGCTCCTCCACAGCTT
This Peromyscus maniculatus bairdii isolate BWxNUB_F1_BW_parent chromosome 8, HU_Pman_BW_mat_3.1, whole genome shotgun sequence DNA region includes the following protein-coding sequences:
- the Znf750 gene encoding zinc finger protein 750, whose translation is MSLLKERKPKKPHYIPRPPGKPFKYKCFQCPFTCNEKSHLFNHMKYGLCKNSITLVSEQDRVPKCPKSSSLDPKQTHQPEPTSKPATSKSLPNGLSSFDPKSQQGSAKEDAKENLEMQARGTHKGPQKPALQKEMTPEAILSTQPCLDSGVRSSAFVPVGEHRLRGPEDTEIPEMLALTNSTTKATSFHGKSAFHTPSYPWKAGSPFLPPEFPHKIPSTKGFGAISPYMHPAIPEYPHPFYTEHGLTAIYPPYLLTGNTPECDTTLLSVYGSQDQRHFLSHPGPISKHLNTTPSTYDHYRFFQQYHSNLPIPYGFYRPDSAFPSYSLRLPPVTGITRDQSSRLLEEAALVYPASSPSELNLSNSHRKHTEFEKESPVPEAKDPSKDGQRDADEAKMSPRAGSAATGSPGRPSPTNFTQTSQTFEGLCDLSNKAASSGALERLQQPEQSPTAFKAVQRGSESPHSQPPANRTGSPKSLQAMNNDPPAQIGTSTSLITEVPPSSPEDHSRIGPLNLSKKLETSPAATYGPKYVDNAQADTLGFSGLQDLPLNLSVKDPCNAWAPRPVFPGPPQGAESAAALKTETKGSEDKTSHVETQQDKAHSRTTPEVHTVDSSDEQKQTAAVALCQLAAYSPGNVRVGDEESTVQESTCQDVPTLSSAENQGAQCDLKPKGQKRTSQRDAGKSQQGTKKQKLNDAVPRVLTLRKRTRVS